Proteins from one Setaria italica strain Yugu1 chromosome V, Setaria_italica_v2.0, whole genome shotgun sequence genomic window:
- the LOC101781626 gene encoding DNA-directed RNA polymerase III subunit RPC4 isoform X1, which produces MDADGSSKRSRPVRRAVKKLKFKPKVPPQKPKKLATEKPQLEEPKPIDEQLMKILRTRQVPANSVPNTKDERSTQKPPSTPPSADVVSLSPAQSGVQKQNQSKPLQIPRSFPVTVDSGTFDSEESSDFDDSDDDNGNVELQETQPSSIECEASTCPAEELHLLQQEHDSKERMFLFKLPKSLPLPRRSSNIVERKGKAAGKEVKEGSNLQQLPQGYLGKMLVYKSGKIKMKLGDVMFDVNPGAESRMPQHVVALNTQEKHCCLLGEIENRHVIVTPDVDSLLNDK; this is translated from the exons ATGGATGCAGATGGTAGCTCCAAGAGGAGTCGCCCAGTTCGTCGTGCCGTGAAG AAGCTCAAGTTTAAACCGAAAGTGCCACCGCAGAAGCCAAAGAAATTGGCCACTGAAAA GCCACAACTGGAAGAACCAAAACCAATTGATGAACAGTTGATGAAGATACTGAGG ACTCGCCAGGTGCCTGCAAACAGTGTGCCAAATACAAAAG ACGAGCGCTCAACACAGAAACCTCCCTCGACACCACCTTCTGCGGATGTTGTTAGCTTGTCACCAGCGCAATCAGGAGTGCAGAAGCAAAATCAATCG AAACCACTACAAATCCCCAGATCCTTTCCTGTTACTGTTGATTCAG GAACATTTGACAGTGAAGAGAGTAGTGATTTTGACGACAGCGACGACGATAATGGCAATGTTGAGTTGCAGGAGACTCAGCCAAGTTCAATTGAATGCGAAGCTTCAACATGTCCAGCAGAGGAGCTTCATTTGCTT CAGCAAGAACATGATAGCAAAGAAAGAATGTTCCTCTTCAAGCTCCCAAAATCTCTTCCTTTGCCCAGAAGGTCATCTAATATAGTTGAAAGGAAAGGGAAGGCTGCTGGCAAAGAGGTGAAGGAAGGATCCAACCTTCAGCAGCTGCCTCAGGGTTATTTGGGCAAAATGCTGGTATACAAAAGCGGCAAGATCAAAATGAAGTTAGGAGATGTCATGTTTGAT GTGAACCCAGGAGCAGAGAGTAGGATGCCGCAACATGTAGTAGCTCTGAACACCCAAGAGAAACATTGTTGCTTGCTTGGAGAGATTGAGAATCGGCATGTCATTGTGACTCCGGACGTTGATTCTTTGCTGAATGACAAGTAG
- the LOC101781626 gene encoding uncharacterized protein LOC101781626 isoform X2: MDADGSSKRSRPVRRAVKKLKFKPKVPPQKPKKLATEKPQLEEPKPIDEQLMKILRTRQVPANSVPNTKDERSTQKPPSTPPSADVVSLSPAQSGVQKQNQSKPLQIPRSFPVTVDSGTFDSEESSDFDDSDDDNGNVELQETQPSSIECEASTCPAEELHLLQEHDSKERMFLFKLPKSLPLPRRSSNIVERKGKAAGKEVKEGSNLQQLPQGYLGKMLVYKSGKIKMKLGDVMFDVNPGAESRMPQHVVALNTQEKHCCLLGEIENRHVIVTPDVDSLLNDK; the protein is encoded by the exons ATGGATGCAGATGGTAGCTCCAAGAGGAGTCGCCCAGTTCGTCGTGCCGTGAAG AAGCTCAAGTTTAAACCGAAAGTGCCACCGCAGAAGCCAAAGAAATTGGCCACTGAAAA GCCACAACTGGAAGAACCAAAACCAATTGATGAACAGTTGATGAAGATACTGAGG ACTCGCCAGGTGCCTGCAAACAGTGTGCCAAATACAAAAG ACGAGCGCTCAACACAGAAACCTCCCTCGACACCACCTTCTGCGGATGTTGTTAGCTTGTCACCAGCGCAATCAGGAGTGCAGAAGCAAAATCAATCG AAACCACTACAAATCCCCAGATCCTTTCCTGTTACTGTTGATTCAG GAACATTTGACAGTGAAGAGAGTAGTGATTTTGACGACAGCGACGACGATAATGGCAATGTTGAGTTGCAGGAGACTCAGCCAAGTTCAATTGAATGCGAAGCTTCAACATGTCCAGCAGAGGAGCTTCATTTGCTT CAAGAACATGATAGCAAAGAAAGAATGTTCCTCTTCAAGCTCCCAAAATCTCTTCCTTTGCCCAGAAGGTCATCTAATATAGTTGAAAGGAAAGGGAAGGCTGCTGGCAAAGAGGTGAAGGAAGGATCCAACCTTCAGCAGCTGCCTCAGGGTTATTTGGGCAAAATGCTGGTATACAAAAGCGGCAAGATCAAAATGAAGTTAGGAGATGTCATGTTTGAT GTGAACCCAGGAGCAGAGAGTAGGATGCCGCAACATGTAGTAGCTCTGAACACCCAAGAGAAACATTGTTGCTTGCTTGGAGAGATTGAGAATCGGCATGTCATTGTGACTCCGGACGTTGATTCTTTGCTGAATGACAAGTAG